A window from Deltaproteobacteria bacterium encodes these proteins:
- a CDS encoding NarK/NasA family nitrate transporter, with protein sequence MTHATQKIREQAIENKGRGRVLTFSTLDFTVAFAVWLMFGVLGIPIRKEFGLNDVQFGWLTAVAILNGSIWRLLFGILTDRIGGRWVTIMLLLGTAVPTYLIAYTHSFHELMIYAFLVGLGGNLFSVGIAWNSAWFPKQSQGFALGVFGAGNVGASITKFIGPVLIAIVPAAGLWGGRLPGGWRFVPVLYSVLLVLLAVLTWACTPSHDHKPGHGRSFFEMLRPLKYIRVWRFSLYYVVVFGAYVALSVWLPKYYVDVFGLKLQTAALLTASFIFPASLLRPLGGWLSDRFGARRIMYLVLGVMTVATFLLSAPNGHIVLYVSSRFAASGAHEVLPFIMPLWGFVSLVFLVGACMGIGKAAVYKYIPDYFPRDVGAVGGLVGMLGALGGFFLPPIFGYAYQGSWLPQSTFFVLFLVTLISFVWFHLTVIQMLKQATPQLKNDIETRPSELQAIKGPRPYKAVP encoded by the coding sequence ATGACTCACGCCACTCAGAAAATTCGTGAGCAGGCCATTGAAAACAAGGGTCGAGGCCGTGTGCTTACCTTTTCGACCCTTGATTTTACGGTTGCCTTTGCAGTTTGGTTGATGTTTGGGGTGCTGGGGATTCCCATCCGTAAAGAATTTGGTTTAAACGATGTTCAGTTTGGTTGGTTGACGGCGGTCGCTATTTTGAACGGGTCTATCTGGCGTTTGTTGTTTGGCATACTAACCGATCGTATTGGCGGCCGATGGGTGACCATCATGCTTTTGCTCGGCACGGCCGTGCCCACTTATTTAATTGCATACACGCATTCCTTTCATGAACTCATGATCTATGCCTTTTTGGTGGGTTTGGGCGGCAATCTTTTTTCCGTTGGCATTGCGTGGAATTCGGCCTGGTTTCCTAAACAGAGCCAAGGTTTTGCCTTGGGTGTCTTTGGCGCAGGCAATGTAGGTGCTTCGATTACGAAGTTTATTGGCCCTGTCCTCATTGCCATAGTGCCTGCGGCAGGGTTGTGGGGAGGGCGACTACCCGGCGGTTGGCGGTTCGTTCCTGTTCTCTACAGTGTGCTACTTGTTCTCTTAGCCGTGCTGACTTGGGCCTGCACTCCTTCGCACGACCATAAGCCAGGCCATGGGCGAAGTTTTTTTGAAATGCTACGCCCCTTGAAATATATTCGCGTGTGGCGGTTTAGTCTTTATTATGTGGTGGTGTTTGGTGCCTACGTGGCGCTTTCGGTTTGGCTTCCCAAATATTATGTAGATGTCTTTGGCCTTAAGTTACAAACAGCAGCTCTGCTCACGGCCTCTTTTATTTTTCCGGCCAGCCTCCTTCGGCCCCTGGGAGGTTGGCTGTCTGACCGCTTTGGTGCGCGTCGCATCATGTATCTTGTTTTAGGTGTGATGACCGTTGCAACGTTTCTGCTCTCAGCTCCCAATGGCCATATTGTGCTTTATGTCTCCAGTCGTTTTGCTGCGAGTGGGGCTCACGAAGTGCTTCCCTTTATCATGCCGCTTTGGGGTTTTGTATCGTTGGTTTTTCTGGTGGGTGCTTGCATGGGCATTGGAAAGGCGGCTGTTTATAAATATATCCCTGATTACTTTCCCCGAGATGTGGGCGCTGTGGGTGGCTTGGTGGGCATGTTAGGGGCCTTGGGTGGGTTCTTTCTTCCGCCTATTTTCGGTTATGCCTACCAAGGGTCGTGGTTGCCGCAGAGTACTTTCTTTGTGCTTTTTTTGGTGACCCTGATAAGCTTTGTTTGGTTTCATCTGACGGTCATCCAAATGTTGAAACAGGCTACTCCGCAATTGAAAAATGATATTGAAACGCGACCCTCTGAACTGCAGGCAATCAAAGGACCGCGTCCGTACAAGGCGGTTCCTTGA
- the narI gene encoding respiratory nitrate reductase subunit gamma, which yields MNFLNNFLFIALPYIAIVTFLIGTIQRYRATGFKYSSLSSQFLEGKALYFGSMLFHLGILVVFLGHLIAFLFPKATLAWNSNPVRLIILEVTAFTFGLSVLIGLIILFLRRISNVRVRVVTSRMDLCLEILLWLQIVLGCWIALGYRWGSSWFAADLTPYLWSILTFDPRIEAVSAMPWVIKGHIVGAFLIVTIFPFTRLVHFLVAPFHYIWRPYQQVMWYWDRKRVRNSQNVWTEHRPQNN from the coding sequence ATGAATTTTTTAAATAACTTTTTGTTTATTGCGTTACCTTATATTGCCATCGTGACTTTTTTGATTGGCACTATTCAGCGATACAGGGCAACGGGGTTCAAGTATTCCTCTTTGTCTTCGCAGTTTTTGGAGGGGAAAGCGCTCTATTTCGGTTCCATGTTGTTTCACTTGGGGATCTTGGTGGTCTTTTTAGGGCACCTGATTGCCTTTCTTTTTCCAAAAGCCACCTTGGCATGGAACAGCAACCCGGTACGTTTGATTATTTTAGAAGTAACGGCCTTTACCTTTGGTTTGAGTGTTTTGATTGGGTTGATCATCCTCTTCTTGCGGCGCATTTCGAATGTGCGGGTGCGGGTCGTGACCAGTCGAATGGATCTTTGCCTTGAGATCTTGCTTTGGTTACAAATTGTTTTAGGATGCTGGATTGCATTGGGGTATCGTTGGGGGTCTTCTTGGTTTGCAGCAGACCTGACCCCTTATTTGTGGTCGATTTTGACATTTGATCCGCGTATCGAGGCGGTGAGCGCCATGCCTTGGGTGATCAAGGGCCACATTGTTGGGGCTTTTCTCATTGTGACTATCTTTCCCTTTACGCGCTTGGTGCATTTTCTTGTGGCCCCCTTTCATTACATTTGGAGGCCTTATCAACAGGTGATGTGGTATTGGGACCGTAAACGGGTACGTAACTCGCAGAACGTTTGGACGGAGCACCGTCCGCAAAACAACTAG
- a CDS encoding hemerythrin domain-containing protein gives METNMSAHLLNSIDPLKKQAETGAMGDGLSPMDPPDAYAPPSTTSVEPAAMHPFLRKFMEEHVSFMKELALFEEAILCIQKTGFTKELDQKLRHFFHFFDQEFATHSHREEVTFFPLLSKRLLDKGEHHVGATTTPVDMMEDDHHKAVQLAAVIINFLGLTFRLPDERSKLVVLDAALEEGKQLVELLRLHIFREDHILFPMAHQLISTTEFDAMQPKG, from the coding sequence ATGGAAACTAATATGAGTGCGCATTTGCTTAATTCGATTGATCCTCTGAAAAAGCAGGCAGAAACAGGTGCTATGGGAGATGGCCTGTCTCCCATGGATCCACCCGATGCCTATGCCCCGCCCAGCACGACGTCTGTTGAGCCTGCTGCCATGCATCCTTTTTTAAGAAAGTTTATGGAGGAACATGTTTCTTTCATGAAGGAGCTTGCTTTATTTGAAGAGGCCATCCTTTGTATTCAAAAAACAGGGTTTACAAAAGAACTCGATCAAAAACTTCGTCACTTTTTCCATTTTTTTGATCAGGAGTTTGCCACACACAGTCATCGAGAAGAAGTTACTTTTTTCCCATTGCTGAGCAAACGGCTTCTGGATAAAGGCGAACACCACGTCGGAGCAACGACCACACCGGTTGATATGATGGAGGATGATCATCACAAGGCCGTGCAGCTAGCAGCGGTCATTATCAATTTTTTAGGGCTCACTTTTCGTCTTCCTGACGAACGGTCAAAGTTAGTGGTGCTGGATGCAGCATTAGAAGAGGGCAAACAATTAGTTGAACTTTTGCGTCTGCATATTTTTCGCGAAGACCATATTTTATTTCCTATGGCCCACCAATTGATTTCCACGACCGAATTTGATGCCATGCAACCAAAGGGGTAG